Proteins from one Candidatus Zixiibacteriota bacterium genomic window:
- the mutS gene encoding DNA mismatch repair protein MutS, whose amino-acid sequence MSTGETPDTPLTPMLRQHAEIKARYPGHLVFFRMGDFYEMFGDDAVEGARILGITLTKRPHGKNGAIPLAGVPHHQAERYLARLVAAGQRVVVCEQTEDPRHATGLVKRDVTEIITPGTVMTPGALEETQTPAIAAVAGPDANGQFGLAWAEPTSGRFAVEHCAPEELVELLSSHPASEILIAADADSRIGSLTADRSGVTRWPEWHFEPDEAARTLKSHFGTDDPNALGLDLAESPRHTRLPVGAVAAGALLGYLKETKRAPLSHITSMRPLVGRAVVAIDPQTAVNLDIIGRPHSNRPTLCDVLDRCRTAMGRRLLRERLTHPLTDREAIERRLDEVTHLVHDRGTLAKLSEATKGIFDLERFVGRLGSERIGPRDLLGLRDALSRWPTIVTLIGPTPLAYRDDPAVTETERWHQELARGLKDDPPLATTQGGIFRRGYSDELDSLYADAAEARAWIADLQSKLRSETGIPSLKVGYNKVFDYYIEVPMTHAEKVPADWIRKQTLVSAERFVTAELKEKEEIVLRTDERAAELETRLFLELRTRLVAEIALLSALARTLARIDVTASLARAALSRGYSRPTLTNDRQLTIRKGRHPVLETINPAGGFVPNDTVFSTDDGFLHILTGPNMAGKSTYLRQVGLIVLLAQIGSFVPAEAATIGLVDRIFTRVGADDDLSHNRSTFMVEMAETARILAGATAASLILFDEVGRGTSTYDGVAIAWAIAEHLAGDAAHCPRTLFATHYHELTSLADRFAAICNYQLATKEKDGRVVFLFRVRPGACDDSFGIHVARMAGVPPPVVARAHEILSALESGTFDPLRGRGAPRPKPATASAGQANLFSDDQRAAVDALAQLHPEAMTPMEALNKLDELTRRLRGTAV is encoded by the coding sequence ATGTCCACCGGCGAAACACCAGACACTCCACTGACTCCGATGCTGCGGCAGCATGCCGAGATCAAGGCGCGCTACCCCGGCCATCTGGTCTTCTTCCGGATGGGGGATTTCTATGAGATGTTCGGGGACGACGCGGTCGAGGGAGCCCGGATACTCGGGATCACGCTCACCAAACGCCCTCACGGCAAGAACGGCGCCATTCCCTTGGCTGGGGTGCCGCACCATCAGGCGGAGCGCTACCTCGCCCGGTTGGTCGCCGCCGGGCAACGGGTAGTCGTCTGTGAGCAAACGGAGGACCCGCGTCATGCCACCGGTCTGGTCAAACGCGACGTCACCGAGATCATCACCCCCGGCACCGTGATGACGCCCGGCGCCTTGGAAGAAACACAGACGCCCGCCATCGCCGCCGTCGCCGGTCCTGATGCGAATGGGCAGTTCGGGCTGGCGTGGGCCGAGCCGACGAGTGGTCGGTTTGCCGTGGAGCACTGCGCCCCGGAGGAGTTGGTCGAGTTGCTCTCATCGCACCCCGCCAGCGAGATTCTGATTGCTGCCGATGCCGATTCACGCATCGGCTCACTGACGGCGGACCGCTCCGGGGTGACCCGTTGGCCCGAGTGGCACTTCGAGCCCGATGAAGCGGCCCGCACGCTGAAATCGCACTTCGGCACCGATGATCCGAACGCGCTCGGGCTCGATCTCGCGGAATCTCCCCGTCATACTCGGTTGCCGGTCGGGGCTGTCGCGGCCGGGGCATTGCTGGGGTATTTGAAGGAGACTAAGCGCGCGCCTTTGTCCCACATAACGTCAATGCGCCCGTTGGTTGGACGGGCGGTCGTGGCGATTGACCCCCAGACCGCCGTCAATCTGGACATCATCGGCCGACCTCACAGCAACCGTCCCACGCTCTGCGATGTCCTGGATCGCTGCCGGACCGCCATGGGGCGACGTCTCTTGCGCGAGCGGCTGACTCACCCGCTCACAGACCGCGAGGCGATCGAACGACGGCTGGACGAAGTCACCCATCTCGTCCATGACCGGGGCACGCTCGCCAAGCTCTCCGAGGCCACGAAGGGGATCTTCGATCTCGAACGGTTTGTCGGTCGTCTGGGGAGCGAACGGATCGGACCGAGAGATCTGCTCGGGCTCCGCGATGCGCTGTCGCGCTGGCCCACGATTGTGACTCTCATTGGACCCACCCCGCTGGCATATCGCGATGATCCTGCGGTGACGGAGACCGAGCGGTGGCATCAGGAACTGGCGCGCGGTCTGAAGGATGATCCGCCGCTGGCGACCACTCAGGGGGGAATCTTCCGGCGCGGCTACTCCGACGAGCTTGACTCCCTGTACGCCGATGCCGCCGAGGCACGGGCCTGGATTGCCGACCTGCAATCGAAACTGCGAAGTGAAACCGGCATTCCCTCCCTGAAGGTCGGATACAACAAGGTCTTCGACTACTACATTGAAGTTCCGATGACTCACGCGGAGAAGGTCCCTGCCGACTGGATCCGCAAGCAGACATTGGTCTCGGCCGAGCGGTTTGTCACCGCCGAGCTCAAAGAGAAGGAGGAGATTGTCCTCCGGACCGATGAGCGCGCCGCCGAGCTGGAAACACGGTTGTTCCTGGAGTTGCGGACGCGGCTGGTGGCGGAGATCGCGCTTCTATCGGCGTTGGCGCGGACGCTGGCGCGGATTGATGTCACTGCCTCGCTGGCGCGGGCGGCACTTTCTCGTGGGTATTCGCGTCCGACGCTCACGAACGACCGGCAATTGACGATCCGCAAAGGGCGGCACCCGGTCTTGGAGACGATCAATCCTGCCGGCGGCTTCGTTCCCAACGACACGGTCTTCTCGACGGATGACGGCTTCCTGCACATTCTGACCGGCCCCAACATGGCGGGCAAGTCGACCTACCTGCGCCAGGTCGGCCTGATCGTGCTGTTGGCGCAGATCGGCTCATTCGTTCCGGCCGAGGCGGCGACGATCGGACTGGTCGATCGCATCTTCACGCGGGTCGGCGCCGATGACGATCTGTCGCACAACCGTTCGACCTTCATGGTTGAGATGGCGGAGACCGCGCGGATACTGGCCGGCGCAACGGCCGCTTCGTTGATCCTCTTCGATGAGGTGGGGCGGGGGACGTCGACATATGACGGGGTCGCCATCGCCTGGGCGATTGCCGAGCACCTGGCGGGTGACGCTGCGCATTGCCCGCGCACGCTGTTTGCGACCCACTACCATGAGTTGACCTCGCTGGCCGATCGCTTTGCGGCGATCTGCAACTATCAATTGGCAACGAAGGAAAAGGACGGACGCGTCGTCTTCCTGTTTCGGGTCCGGCCGGGGGCCTGCGATGACTCGTTCGGCATTCACGTGGCCCGGATGGCGGGGGTGCCGCCCCCGGTCGTGGCACGCGCCCATGAGATACTCTCAGCCCTGGAGAGTGGAACGTTTGATCCGCTGCGGGGGCGCGGCGCACCGAGACCGAAGCCGGCGACCGCCTCGGCCGGGCAGGCCAATCTGTTCAGTGATGACCAGCGGGCCGCGGTCGACGCCCTGGCGCAACTGCATCCGGAGGCGATGACGCCGATGGAGGCGTTGAACAAACTGGATGAACTCACGCGCCGGTTACGCGGGACAGCGGTGTAG
- the mutL gene encoding DNA mismatch repair endonuclease MutL, with translation MTMTDTLDRTIAVLPDHLVDQIAAGEVIERPASVVKELIENALDAGATAIDIEIAGAGEKQMRVVDNGVGMSAVDLAQAVLRHATSKIQTVEDLEGIVTFGFRGEALAAVASVSHLEIVSRPRDHDEAAMMFWEGGTRSDSGSVGAPPGTAVTVRHLFYNTPARHQYMRAPSTETRRIVETVTDFAAYHHRVAFSLLIDERQVLHLAAAPDRRIRLIDLYGHGVGDALLTFQGGDAELGVEGHAGKPELARATRDRILTYVNGRRVWSQSLQHAVTAAYGETIPRGRYPIAVVCLNVNPRRVDVNVHPTKREVRFAHERMVYDLTYYSINKVIFASPRVAPVLPLKESYAPQSERLPLPASSPENVGAYGHTPLPSNQSSDVGAVREPPDWPGWPTDRPAPMAATCVPQATDGVTNFWQFNDVYIATVVGEELWIIDQHTAHERVLYEEMLRRGRGRAESQRLLFPESIDLETRELEVFGASLDAFTALGFEVRPFGTRTVLLEGIPTGLKVGNPVILFRRVLEDLEIARRGGEDLMKAAAASTACRAAVMAGDRLRPEEMHGLFARLMQTENPFSCPHGRPTMVKIPITDFDKKFCRA, from the coding sequence ATGACGATGACCGACACATTGGATCGCACCATCGCCGTCCTCCCCGACCATCTGGTCGACCAGATCGCCGCGGGGGAGGTGATCGAGCGCCCCGCCTCGGTGGTCAAAGAACTGATCGAGAATGCGCTCGATGCTGGCGCGACCGCGATCGATATCGAAATCGCCGGAGCGGGGGAGAAGCAGATGCGCGTGGTCGACAACGGCGTCGGCATGAGCGCCGTTGATTTGGCGCAAGCGGTCCTCCGACACGCCACCTCCAAGATCCAGACCGTCGAGGATTTGGAGGGAATCGTCACGTTCGGCTTTCGCGGCGAGGCGTTGGCAGCGGTCGCGTCGGTTTCACACCTGGAGATCGTCTCCCGTCCGCGCGATCATGACGAGGCGGCGATGATGTTCTGGGAAGGGGGAACCCGGAGCGACTCCGGTTCTGTCGGCGCGCCGCCGGGGACCGCAGTGACAGTCCGGCATCTGTTCTACAACACGCCGGCCCGACATCAGTACATGCGCGCGCCGTCCACTGAAACCAGGCGCATCGTGGAGACAGTGACCGATTTCGCCGCCTATCACCATCGTGTCGCCTTCTCGCTTCTCATCGACGAGCGGCAGGTCTTGCATCTGGCGGCGGCGCCCGACCGACGCATACGTCTGATTGATCTCTATGGTCACGGTGTCGGCGATGCGCTCCTGACATTCCAGGGCGGCGACGCGGAACTGGGTGTCGAGGGACATGCGGGGAAACCGGAGTTGGCGCGCGCCACGCGCGACCGGATTCTCACCTATGTCAACGGGCGACGGGTCTGGTCGCAATCGCTGCAGCACGCCGTCACCGCCGCCTATGGCGAGACGATTCCGCGTGGGCGCTATCCGATCGCCGTGGTCTGTTTGAACGTCAATCCCCGCCGGGTCGACGTCAACGTGCATCCCACCAAACGTGAGGTGCGCTTCGCCCATGAGCGCATGGTGTACGATCTGACCTACTATTCGATCAACAAGGTGATCTTTGCCTCACCGCGTGTCGCACCCGTTCTGCCTCTGAAGGAATCGTATGCCCCGCAGAGCGAGCGATTGCCGCTGCCCGCGTCCTCGCCGGAGAACGTAGGGGCGTATGGCCATACGCCCCTACCAAGCAACCAATCATCGGATGTAGGGGCGGTTCGTGAACCGCCCGATTGGCCCGGCTGGCCGACGGATCGGCCCGCACCAATGGCGGCAACATGTGTCCCCCAAGCGACGGACGGCGTCACGAACTTCTGGCAGTTCAACGATGTCTACATCGCCACCGTGGTCGGCGAAGAGCTGTGGATCATCGACCAGCACACGGCGCACGAACGCGTTCTCTATGAGGAAATGCTGCGCCGCGGTCGCGGTCGTGCCGAATCGCAACGCCTGCTCTTTCCCGAGTCCATCGATCTGGAAACGCGCGAGCTGGAGGTTTTTGGCGCCTCGCTGGATGCCTTCACGGCGTTGGGATTCGAGGTGCGCCCGTTTGGGACGCGCACCGTCTTGCTGGAGGGAATACCGACCGGGTTGAAGGTGGGCAATCCGGTGATTCTCTTTCGTCGGGTGCTCGAAGATTTGGAAATAGCCCGTCGCGGGGGAGAAGACTTGATGAAAGCGGCTGCCGCCTCTACCGCTTGCCGTGCTGCGGTCATGGCGGGGGACCGTCTGCGACCCGAGGAAATGCACGGTCTATTCGCCCGTTTGATGCAGACGGAGAATCCCTTTTCATGTCCTCACGGCCGCCCGACGATGGTGAAGATCCCCATCACCGATTTCGACAAGAAGTTCTGCCGGGCGTAG
- a CDS encoding LysM peptidoglycan-binding domain-containing protein, whose translation MTSRLNPHAILIALLALALAGCATTSRRTGRGVPSEPSPSAADFDSGNYSESPETATDSAAPVTESEEQAAVDPAHLFAEAEALYASGVAANQDTRWQDAQVAFERAIKALGEIDLAAVEDPEIAARIDRLLEEINTDYEKTLEALGSLGEDASSSTVMLRYESVDSSLAGTELVTREAEKQQVEYDFPVELNDKVRNCILFYQTVAREPFELFLGRAGRYLPMMKDVFASYGLPTDLAYLPFIESGFNNNAYSYAHAAGPWQFIASTGRRYGLERNVWYDERRDFEKSTHAACRYLSDLYGMFNSWTLALAAYNGGEGRVARQIKRQKTKDFWKLKLRDQTRNYVPLFIAALMIAKDPESYGFYVEPDPPLEFDWVATNKTLELRDVAGAVGASEAVLVDLNPELRRGVTPPDVVPYRVRVPKGTSLQFAAAYRDLPASTRTQLVEHTVRRGETLGKIARRYGVSLSELLAVNKLSVKKRLKVGQVLTIPTSERLAQREVRQRAPDPTPAPKSRSAKSGSTYVVRHGDTLWDLARKFGTTTSAIRAANRMGAHDRLMVGQKLVLPDGTRGSGSSGSGFWYTVKRGDTILRIATRFGVTIAQLLAHNSLRDPDQISVGQKLHIPADL comes from the coding sequence GTGACGAGTCGACTGAATCCACATGCGATCTTGATCGCGTTGCTTGCCTTGGCGTTGGCAGGATGCGCGACAACATCGAGGCGTACTGGGCGTGGTGTTCCCAGCGAACCATCGCCGAGTGCCGCCGATTTCGACTCCGGCAATTACTCGGAATCGCCTGAGACTGCGACAGATAGTGCTGCTCCTGTCACCGAGTCCGAAGAGCAGGCAGCGGTTGATCCCGCACATCTCTTCGCAGAAGCCGAGGCGCTCTATGCGTCCGGCGTGGCCGCCAACCAGGACACCCGGTGGCAGGATGCTCAGGTCGCCTTCGAGCGAGCCATCAAGGCTCTGGGTGAAATCGACTTGGCTGCGGTTGAGGACCCCGAAATCGCCGCGAGAATCGATCGTCTCCTCGAAGAAATCAACACCGACTACGAGAAGACGCTGGAAGCGCTCGGGAGCCTTGGCGAGGATGCTTCGAGTTCGACGGTTATGCTCCGCTACGAGAGTGTCGACTCCAGCTTGGCCGGTACGGAACTCGTGACCCGCGAAGCCGAGAAGCAACAGGTAGAGTACGACTTCCCGGTCGAACTCAACGACAAGGTCCGCAACTGCATTCTGTTCTACCAGACGGTGGCGCGTGAGCCGTTCGAGCTGTTCTTGGGGCGGGCGGGTCGATACCTGCCAATGATGAAGGATGTCTTCGCTTCGTATGGCCTCCCCACCGATCTGGCCTATTTGCCTTTTATCGAATCGGGCTTCAACAACAATGCCTATTCCTATGCCCACGCTGCGGGCCCGTGGCAGTTCATCGCCTCGACAGGGCGCCGCTACGGATTGGAGCGTAACGTCTGGTATGACGAACGGCGCGACTTCGAAAAGTCGACGCACGCCGCCTGCCGTTATCTGTCCGATCTGTACGGGATGTTCAACTCTTGGACTCTGGCTCTGGCCGCCTACAATGGCGGCGAGGGACGCGTGGCGCGTCAAATCAAGCGTCAGAAAACCAAAGACTTTTGGAAACTGAAACTGCGCGACCAGACCCGCAACTATGTGCCGCTCTTCATCGCGGCGCTGATGATCGCCAAGGATCCGGAGAGCTACGGGTTCTACGTCGAGCCTGATCCGCCCCTGGAGTTCGATTGGGTCGCCACCAACAAGACGCTGGAATTGAGAGACGTCGCCGGTGCCGTGGGCGCATCGGAGGCGGTGCTGGTCGATCTGAACCCGGAGTTGCGGCGAGGCGTTACACCACCCGATGTCGTGCCGTACCGCGTACGAGTGCCCAAGGGAACGTCACTGCAATTCGCCGCGGCCTATCGGGATCTGCCGGCATCGACCCGGACCCAATTGGTCGAACACACCGTGCGTCGCGGGGAGACGTTGGGGAAGATCGCCCGGCGCTATGGAGTCAGTCTGTCCGAACTTCTCGCGGTGAACAAGTTGTCCGTCAAAAAGCGGCTCAAGGTCGGTCAGGTCCTCACGATCCCGACCTCCGAGCGACTGGCGCAGAGAGAAGTGCGTCAACGCGCGCCGGACCCGACGCCCGCGCCGAAGTCGCGCTCCGCCAAGAGCGGAAGCACGTATGTCGTGCGCCATGGGGACACGCTCTGGGATCTGGCGCGCAAGTTCGGCACGACGACGTCCGCCATCCGTGCCGCCAACCGCATGGGAGCGCACGACCGTCTGATGGTCGGGCAGAAACTGGTGCTTCCCGATGGAACACGGGGTAGCGGCAGCAGCGGCAGCGGCTTCTGGTACACCGTGAAGCGGGGCGACACGATTCTGCGCATAGCCACGCGGTTCGGTGTGACAATCGCCCAACTTCTGGCCCACAATTCCCTCCGCGATCCGGATCAGATCAGCGTGGGCCAGAAGCTCCACATTCCCGCCGACTTGTAA
- the miaA gene encoding tRNA (adenosine(37)-N6)-dimethylallyltransferase MiaA, with the protein MERSGSKHHRVPPLPFLAIVGATGTGKNALAQEIATQSDATLISVDSRKIYRGMDIGTAKPSPEVQRRFEYAMIDRVDPDEAYSAGRYARETNKVIAERRKTGHPIILVGGTGFYLDALIHGLPDLPEVDRAVRTAILAEAATTGWDSLYGELRRVDPEFASRILPSDKTRILRGCEFYRQTGRPLSRHLEESARLGLDEPIVVVWIDRPRPELLGRIEQRVHAMMRQGLVDEVASLLRKGFGPDSPGMATVGYQETIAHLQGQLSLEEATQLIIRNTGRYAKRQVTWFRHRPYALPVKYQGAVAQHVMDAWRGSEPALSGRG; encoded by the coding sequence ATGGAACGATCCGGTTCCAAACATCATCGGGTACCCCCGCTCCCCTTTCTCGCCATCGTCGGCGCGACGGGGACGGGCAAGAATGCCTTGGCGCAGGAGATCGCAACACAGAGCGACGCCACGTTGATCTCGGTCGACTCGCGGAAGATCTACCGGGGAATGGACATCGGCACCGCCAAGCCGTCCCCGGAGGTGCAACGACGGTTCGAATACGCGATGATCGATCGTGTCGATCCTGATGAAGCGTACTCTGCCGGCCGATATGCGCGGGAAACCAACAAGGTCATCGCCGAAAGACGCAAGACCGGGCACCCGATCATCCTGGTCGGTGGCACCGGCTTCTACCTGGATGCGTTGATCCACGGGCTGCCCGATCTTCCGGAGGTTGACCGCGCAGTGCGCACGGCCATCTTGGCCGAAGCCGCGACGACCGGCTGGGACTCGCTGTACGGTGAACTGCGTCGAGTCGATCCGGAATTCGCCTCCCGAATCCTCCCATCCGACAAGACGCGGATTCTGCGGGGATGCGAGTTCTATCGCCAAACCGGCCGACCGCTGAGCCGTCACCTCGAGGAATCGGCCCGGCTCGGACTCGACGAGCCGATCGTGGTCGTTTGGATCGACCGACCCCGGCCGGAACTCCTTGGCCGAATCGAGCAGAGGGTTCACGCGATGATGAGACAGGGGCTTGTTGACGAGGTCGCTTCGCTCCTGCGGAAGGGGTTCGGCCCCGATTCCCCCGGCATGGCTACCGTTGGGTATCAGGAGACGATCGCCCACCTCCAAGGTCAGCTTTCGCTCGAGGAGGCAACTCAGCTTATCATCCGGAACACGGGTCGGTACGCCAAGCGGCAAGTCACGTGGTTCCGGCACCGTCCCTATGCCCTCCCAGTGAAGTATCAAGGCGCTGTTGCGCAACACGTTATGGATGCTTGGCGAGGCTCGGAGCCCGCCCTAAGCGGCCGCGGTTGA
- a CDS encoding tetratricopeptide repeat protein, whose translation MDFTGFGWTIFWVFAIAAAVFAYLWTRTHKRRTSQAPRLYMEALRALVDGDDRTAFDRLKMTAQEDSNNLDAYLKLGDLLRRRGRIDRAIKVHQELNLRRGFSKNDIIAVQKSLALDYVASGDHTAAERSLLKIIEVDKENAWAADQLVALYAHSGRFDAAFDYRRAAVKRSGKADGHTLAIYKTLAGASLSAAGKKHDARVAYKEALSFDEHCIPALLYLGDAYWDDGEPEDAVEWWTRLAAARPEAAQMVFDRLERAYFELGQYGEINKFYERILDKNPNDAMALLGLANLSLKKGEFDHALRRYRQVLEIDPVCLPARAGIIRALAQQSRWQQIAQEVDSLLGTGTLEDEGYTCSRCGHREPEPAWYCPQCKAVESYGIAATSQSVTTKA comes from the coding sequence ATGGACTTCACCGGCTTCGGATGGACCATCTTCTGGGTGTTCGCGATCGCGGCGGCGGTTTTCGCCTATCTCTGGACCCGCACACATAAGCGACGCACCAGCCAGGCGCCGCGCCTCTACATGGAGGCCCTGCGCGCGCTGGTTGACGGCGATGATCGGACCGCCTTTGACCGCTTGAAGATGACCGCCCAGGAGGATTCCAACAACCTCGACGCCTATCTGAAACTCGGCGACCTTCTGCGCCGGCGGGGTCGAATTGACCGGGCGATCAAGGTTCACCAGGAGCTCAACCTCCGTCGGGGCTTCTCCAAGAATGACATCATCGCGGTGCAGAAGAGCCTCGCCCTGGACTACGTGGCGTCGGGAGATCACACCGCCGCCGAGCGTTCGCTGTTGAAGATCATTGAAGTCGACAAGGAGAACGCCTGGGCCGCCGATCAACTGGTCGCGCTCTATGCGCACTCCGGCCGCTTCGACGCGGCGTTCGACTACCGCCGCGCCGCCGTCAAGCGTTCGGGCAAGGCCGACGGGCACACGCTGGCGATATACAAGACACTGGCGGGCGCCTCACTGTCGGCAGCGGGGAAGAAACACGACGCCCGTGTCGCCTATAAGGAAGCGCTCAGCTTTGACGAGCACTGTATCCCCGCGCTTCTGTATCTCGGCGACGCCTACTGGGATGACGGCGAGCCGGAGGATGCGGTCGAATGGTGGACGCGTCTGGCGGCGGCCCGACCGGAAGCAGCACAGATGGTCTTCGATCGTCTCGAACGCGCCTATTTCGAGCTGGGCCAGTACGGCGAGATCAACAAGTTCTATGAGCGCATTCTCGACAAGAACCCGAATGACGCGATGGCCCTCCTCGGACTGGCCAATCTGTCCCTGAAGAAGGGGGAGTTCGACCACGCCCTGCGCCGCTACCGACAGGTGCTGGAGATCGACCCCGTTTGCCTTCCGGCCCGCGCCGGGATCATCCGCGCCCTCGCCCAGCAGTCTCGCTGGCAGCAGATCGCCCAAGAGGTCGATTCGCTCCTGGGAACGGGGACCTTGGAGGATGAAGGGTACACCTGCTCTCGTTGCGGCCACCGCGAGCCGGAGCCGGCCTGGTACTGCCCCCAATGTAAGGCGGTGGAGTCGTACGGGATCGCGGCGACTTCACAATCGGTGACGACAAAGGCGTAG